TACATATATTTATAGACACAATGATTTTATTAACATACACCATGTCTATAAAACTATATAATATCAATGTAAAAACTATGATACTTGCATATATAACTACTGTAGTTTCAATTACTTTACTATTTTTATTAATTATATAGATTAAGTTAGATAAGTTCATTATAGTTAATGTTATATTGAATGGAATAAATTTATAATCTATATCATATATAGATCCAACACCTGATAAAACTATAATAGCTAAACTACTTATTTTTAAAATTTTAAGTAAAGTATTTTGCTCTACCCCTTCCTCATCATATGATACTGTATATAAAAATATCCAAAGTAATGTAGTTCTTAATAAGTTGATTGCTTTACAATAATAATACTTATTTAAAATAGCAATTATTATAAAAACTAAATTTAGAAAAAGTATTACCTTATATTCTTTAATAAACATTTTAATCTTTAGTAATTTATCTTCCTGGCTAATTACTTTTGTCTCCATAATCCTCCCCACTTTTTTGATTTAGTTATACATATAATATCAAATTATTTTCAAAAAATTTGTCATTTTCTAGTGTTAAAAATAAATAATTTACATATATAATTTAATTTTAATTATTAAAAAAGCTTAAAAAATATACTAAATGTATATTTCTTAAGCTTAACATAATAATATTTATAAGTTTTGATATAGTTAATTTTAGTTGTATACACATATTTAAATTAAATAATTTTACTAAACATCTACTTATATTTTATTTCGTTTTTTCATTTGTATTGTTATTTACATTTATACCTAATTTTTTATTCATTTCATCAATCATTTTTGTAAATTCACTTTTACTTTCATCTTTAATTTTAACACTTTCATCAACTAATTTTATATATTCTTCTTGTGTTTTTGACACTGCATCTTTTGGAATTTCATCTAGTTTTTTTAATTTGGCATCTATATTAGCTATAGTTTTTTCACCTTCTGCTATTAAGCTCTCATTCATTTTTTTAATATTAGTATCATCTGTTTTTATATCATTTTTTAATGAATTTACAAATGCTTGTGTTTTTTCTTTACTTGTTTTATAAGCCATTTTTACATTTTCTAAATATTTTTCATTTCCTGGATATTCATTAGTAGTATAATATTCTGTCACTTTTTCTGGAGTTAGATACATTTGATAGTCTTTAAGTCCAGTTTCGTAATCTCCGTAAACTTTAGAATATTTATTTAGATATTCTTTATCTACAACTTTAGTTTCTTCTGTAGTAGGTGTTTCTACTTTTTTTTCTTCAACAGTTTTAGTTTTGCTAGTACACCCAGTCATACCAAGTATTAATGCTAATGATAGTCCTGTCGTTGTGATTTTTTTTAAATTCATAGCCATCCTCCTATTTTTGTATGTATTTTATGTGTATACATAAAATAAAATTAAGTAAATTACTATATTATTATTTGTATATTTTAAAATTTTATTACATTTTTTAATCCCCTTATTGATATTGATTGTCATTTGTATTATAATCACATTAATATTAATAATCATTTTCAATAAGGAGTTGTCATTATGAAATGCTATGCATGCGAAAATAAATTAAATTCATCATATATAAATTGGTTACTAGAACTATTAGGTCCTGTTCTTATGGGATCTAAGCCTTGTGAAATATTATCTATACCTGTATTTGATAACGATAAAGAATATAAATTATCTGAAATAAAAAAACACTTTAAACTTTGTTCAAAGATTGATTTTATAATAATTGATAAAGAAAAAAAAGGATTGAAAATTTTATTTATTAATAAAACATCTTTGAGCAGCCAACTAGAGAATGTTAAAATTCAAAATTTTTTAAAATACCTAGATTATCCAAGTCCAAATGATTTAGATAGCTGTTTAAATCATTTAATAGAAAAATTATATTCAGATGAGTTTCCTGATGAGATAGGTATTTTTTTAGGATACCCACTAAAAGATGTAGTTGGATTTATGGGATACGGTAATTATGAATTCCAATCAACTAAATATTGGAGAGTTTATGGAGATCCAAAGCCCTCAGAAGACTTATATTCTAAATTTTTAAGTCATCGAAAAAATATTAGGAATTTACTAAATAGCTATAGTGCAAAATTTATACTTTCTAATTTTTAATAAGCCTATTAACCATTAAAATAAATAAAAAAGATATTTACAGTTATTTTACTTCCTGTAAATATCTTTTTTAGATTTTATGGAATTATCTATTATAGCGAATGATTTGTCCTGCCATAAAATTTTCACATATGTCTTTTATTATTTCTGACATAAAGCATCCCCCCACTTTTGAACCTAATAACAAATCAATACATATTTCTACATTTCCACTATAAAATCCTTTTTTATGTTAATTTTTTTTAATTTTGCTTGTTTTATGTTAATTTTTTTTAATTACATTTACTATATCCACATTGTAAGCATATCCCACATCCGCCGGTTGGAATTATCGATTCATTTCCACATTCAGGACATACAAAACTTTCAACTTCATTTTCTTCAGTAGTTATAGCTAATTCATTTTCTATATTTTTTTCTTCATACATATTTTCTTTTTTAGTATTTTTAGGCTTTTCATTCAAAAGTACTCCGCCTCTTTGGCATCCATCTCTATATATAGTTATTCCTTTCAAATTATTTTTCCATGCATCCATATATATATCATATACATCTTCTACTGTTGATTCATATGGTATATTTATTGTAGATGAAATGGAAGCATCTATATGTTTTTGCCATGCTTTTTGCATTTTGATTCTGTCTTCTGCTTTTAGGTTCATTGCTGTTACGAAAATGTCAGATAAATCTTCCTCATTATCTATACTATTTATATCCATATACTCCTTTACAATAGGTGTATAAACTTTATAATATACATCTTCATTGTGCAAACTTTCTGTCTTCCTTATATATGATAAGTTGAACATCGGCTCTATTCCCCCACTTATACCTAACATCGTTGATATAGAACCTGTTGGTGGTATGGTTAGTAATTGTGAGTTTCTAATGCCATATGTTTTTACTAAATCAGCTGTATCCTTGTCAATATTTTCTTTAAAGAATCTTGACTTCATTATAGCCTCTTCATTATACATTTCATATACTCCATAGTCTTTAGCTAATAATGCAGATTGTTTAACTGCTTCGTTTAACATTATTTTTGATAGTTTTTCACAAAGTTTTATAGATTTTTCACTTCCATATCTTATATTTAATTTTATAAGCATATCAGCTATTCCCATAACACCTAGTCCAATTTGTCTATACTTAGATACTGTTTCTTTTTGAATGCCTAATGGATGTAATGGTAACCCTTCTTCTAATACTTCATTTAAACCTATTACACAATCAGATACACACGCTCTAAATTTTTTAATATCAAAAATAGCATTTTCTGTAAATGGCTCTACTATAAATTCAGCTAAATTTATAGAACCAAGTAAGCAACTCCCACCTGCTGGAAGTGGTTCTTCTGCACATGGATTTACACCTGCATATTTAAAGTTTTTATCTTCACTTAATAAATGATTTTTTTCTATATTGTCCCAAAACAATATACCAGGCTCCGCAAAATCCCAATTATTCTTTATAAGCTTCATAAATAACTTATAAGCATCAACTTTTTTAGTTATTACTTCTTTTGTTTCTTGTATTTCAAATTTACATTCATATGTTTCTTTATTTTCAACAGCATTCATAAATCTATCATTAATTCTTACTGAAATATTAGCTTTCGTAACCTTATCTAAGTCTGTCTTTATATCTATAAAGTCTTCTATATCTGGATGGTTTACATCCATAGATATCATTAAAGCCCCACGTCTTCCTCTTTGTCCAATAAGACCTGTAGTCATTGAATAAAGATCCATAAATGAAACAGCTCCAGTTGTAGTTTTAGCCGAGTTGTGTACCTTAGAACCTCTAGGTCTTAAGTTAGATATATCAATTCCAACTCCACCACCATAGCTGAAAGTTCTCGCAAGATACTTAGCTGTATCAAATATTGATTCTATATTATCATTAGGTGGTTGTAAAACATAACAGTTTGAATAAGTTACTTTTATTCCATCTTTAGATAATCCTCTATTTGCTAATATTCTACCTGCGAATAAAAATTTTCTTTCTCTTATTAACTTTTCTATTTTTTTATTTGCTCCTGAAACTCTTACTAACCATTCATTAAAGTTTTCATGGTTATATTGGTACTTATTGTTCCAAATTGATTTTTGTAACTGGTCCATTTGCCATTTGGACTTTCTTATATCTGATCTTTTTTCTCTATATAATATATATTTTTTAGCAACATCTTTTCTATTTGATTCCATAAGTAGTAATTCTACATTATCTTGAATTTCTTCTACACTTATATTTTCATTTGAAGACAGTACTCTATCTTCAATTTTAATAGCTATATTTTTTGCTAATTTTTCATCTATTCCATATTTGCTATTTATTGTTGACTTATATATAGCATTTATTATTTTATTTTTATCAAAATTCTCTTTGCTTCCATCCCTTTTTATTATTTTCATAAAAGTTGTACGCTCCCATTCTTTATCTTGTAATACTATTTTTTTATACCCATTTTTATTTTTTTAACACAATATATTGAATGTTTTTCTATCCTTCTTCTATATATTGTGTTTTCATAAAGTATTTATTCAAAATAAAAATCTATCATTTATAAACATATATTTTTATTTTTAATACTAAAATCGTTAATTAACTTATCTCTTATAACTATATTTTTACTAAATTTTGAAAAAATTTTAATTTTTTTCATTTATTATTAACTTAGTACTTGATTTTATTTTTTATATAAGTTATACTTAATAAACAAGCTTAGATAATAAGCTTGCATTTTTTTTAATATATGGAGGTTTTTTCTCATGAAAAACGGAATAGTAAAATGGTTTAACAGCGAAAAAGGATTTGGATTCATATCTGTAGAAGGTGGAGATGACGTATTCGTACATTTCTCAGCTATACAAGGTGACGGATTCAAAACTTTAGAAGAAGGACAAGAAGTTAGCTTCGAAATAGTTGAAGGAAACAGAGGTCCTCAAGCTGCAAATGTAAATAGAATATAATTATTATTTTTAATATTAATATATATATTTTTATTTCAAAAAAAGAAGCTTTCAAGCTTCTTTTTTTGTTGTTTTATTCTATTTATTTTCTAATTTATATTTAAATTTGATACTTAATTTAAATTTTCTATATTGTATTTAGGAGCCTTCTCAAACTTAATTTTGCCTTTTTCCTCAACTATAGCCTTCGGTATTATTTTATCTATCCCTATTTTTGATGTTATTTCATCTACTTTTAATACATCATTTAAATCTTTTAATATAGCTTGAATCGGATAAAATTTATGAACTATTTCAGGGCTATATATTAAAAAAGAACTTGAAATCAAAAATATAATTCCTATTACTATTTTATTTTTCCTTTGATTAATTCTTTTTTCTTCTTCTATATCTGATTGAGCTTGATCGATTGATTCTTTTACCCATAATTTCAAGTCTTTCGATGCCTTTATATTTTCTATTTTATTTTTATCTATATAAAAATCATCCATATATTTATCAATTTCTCTTATGCTTATATTATTATCTTTATTGTTCTTTTTCTTGTTCAATATCATCAACCTCCTTTAATAATTTTTTCATATCCAGTATTCCTTTTTTTAAATTAATTTTTATTTCATTAATAGTAATTTCTAATATATTTGATATTTCTTCTAGCTTTAATCTTTCTATATATCTTAGGATTATTACATCTTTATATTTATTTTCTAATTCATCTATTGCATTATATAAATTTATTTTAGTATCTATCATATCCCCAATTATAAACTCTTTTATATAAGAGTTTTTACTATGCTCTAGGTCTATCATACCGTGCTTGCATAAAAAATCATTACATTCATTTATAAGAATTTTACTTATCCATCTTTTAAAATACTTAGGATCATTTAAAGTATGAATATTTTTATAAGCTTTATAAATTGTTTCTTGTATAATCTCTTTTACATCTTCTTCATACTTACATCTTATATAAGCTTCTCTATACAATCTATCAGAATATTTATCTATTAAATTTTCAAATGACTGCCTGTCTCCATTAATTGCTCTTTTTACTGTTACTATATCTTCCATTATTTCTCCTTACTATATTTTAATTTTCGTTTATTAACATAATATGGATCGCTCTATTATTATTTATTTCGATATAATATTTTAACATATTTAGCTATATAAAACCTATATATTAAAAATTTATAGTTATAAATTTTTAATATAAGAATAAGTATTGTTCTATTCTTATATTATTCATTAAATTTAAGGTTTAAATATTGTAACCTTTATTTTTTATTATTAATCATTATAGATATGTTGTCCTAATATAATATATAGTCATAAATATTTTATTTTAAAGGGGTGTTGTTAAATGAAAAAAGGTTCGAAAAACTTCTTAATAACATTTTCTATGATTTGTGTAATATTTGTACCAGCTATTGCTACATACTCCTTTGCTACTAAGTCTTCAACAAAGGAAGTTAAATTAAAAGAAACAAAAAAAATTAATAAAAATGTAGCTATGATAAACGATCTTAATAAAAGTGATCTGTCTGAAATAGAAAAACAGATTAATAAAATTCAAATTTCCTATTATGGTATAGATAAAGATTTTCACAAAATAGATTATAATAATATATTCAAAAAATGTGTTATTATGGGAGATTCTCAAGTGGAGGGATTAGCAGTTTATAATTTTTTTAATTATAATTCTATTATCGCAAAAAAAGGATCAAATTTAGTAAATTCAAAGTCTAAATGCCAAATATTAAAAGATACAAAACCTTCAAAAGTTTTTATGTTATATGGCCTAAATGATATGATTATCTATAAAGATAATGTAGATGAATTTATTAAAAATTATAAATATTTAGTAATAGAAGTGAAAAAATCACTGCCTAAATCTGAAATTTTTATAAATTCTATACTTCCTGTTCAAGAACAGGTAAAAGATAAAAATTCAATTTATAAAAATATAAATAAATATAATAAAGAATTAAAAAAAATGTGTTCAGAATTAAATATAACTTTTATTGATACATCTAATCTATTTCTTAATAATGATGAATTATATGAAAAAGACGGTATTCATTTAAAACCATTGTTTTATCCTGCATGGTTAGAACAATTAAAAAAACAAGCTAATTTATAATTAATTATTTCAAATTAAAAATCAATAGAAAAAGAGGTTTTTTATATGAATTTTACTAACATATCTTTTATTTTTATATTTTTACCTATAACATTAATCTTATATTATATATTTCCAAAAAGATTCAAAAACTTGATTTTGCTTATATCAAGTTTATTATTTTATTCGTTCGGAAAACCAATCTATATTTTATTAATGTTATTTACAACAGTATTTAATTATTATATGGGAATTTTTATAGATAAAAATAAGGAAAATAAATCAATAAGAAAAAAAATTTTTATATTTACTATAATAGTTGATATATCTATACTATTATTATTTAAATGCTACTCATTTTTAGTACATGATATATGTAGTTTATTACTCTTTGATATAACTTCAATAAACACACGCATACCTTTAGGTATATCATTTTATACGCTTTTATCAATTTCTTACATAATTGATATTTATAGAGGCAATGTTAAAATTCAAAAAAATTTTATCTCAATAGCTCTTTATATTTCATTACTTCCTATACTAATATTTGGACCTATTGTAAAGTATAAAGATATAGAGTACCAATTATTTAATAGAAATGAAAGTATAAATAAACTTGGCAAAGGGATTGAACTATTTTTAATGGGTCTCGCTAAGAAAGTATTAATTGCTGATAATATAGGCATACTTTGGAAAAATATTATTCATATAGATATCTCGAATTTATCAGTTGTTACTTCATGGGTTGGTATAGCAGCAGTGTCATTACATATTTATTTTAATATTAGTGCTTATTCTGATATGGCCATTGGTATTGGCAAAATGTTTGGTTTTGAAATTACTCCAAACTTTAATTATCCTTACATGTCTAAAAGTGTATGTGAATTTTTTAGAAGATGGTTTGTATCTTTAGGTAGCTGGTTTAAAGATTACATCTACATTCCCCTTGGTGGAAACAAAGTATCTTCAAAGAAACAATCTTTAAATATATTATTAGTATGGCTAATAGTAGGTATTTGGGCTGGTTGTAGCTTAAACTATTTATTTTTTGCAATATATTTTGCTACTATCATATTGCTAGAAAAGACAGTTTTAAAAAATAAATTAAAAACATTTCCAAAATTTATTTGCCATCTATATACATTGATTATTGTTTCAATTGGCTGGATGTTATTTAGTATGAATGATTTATCTTCTTGTTTTAGTTACATTAAAGTAATGTTATTTATGTCTGGTAATCCTATTTTCAATAATTCCTCTTTGTATTACACTTACACTAATTTTATTTTACTAATTATATCAATTATTTTATGTACTCCTTTTATTAGTAAAAAATTCTATAAGTTAAAACTTAGTGGATATGGTTTCCCAACGTTTATAAATATAGTAATATTTTTAATTTCTTTATCTTATTTAGTTAGCAGTATACCAGTAGATTCTAATTTTATAGGAAAAGAACTTTTTATAAAAGTTAAATCTAGTATTGATTTGATAGCTCTTAATAAAGATAATAATGATGTTTTCTTAGGTAAAGATGGATATCTTATAGAAAATTTTGTGCCTAATAATAATTATGAAATAAATAAAACTAGTGAAGCAATAAATAAATTTTCAATAAAAAACAAAAATTTAAATACTTACTTAGCGATAATACCAAATTCAGTTAGTATTTTAGAAAGTAAATTACCCAAGTATGCTCCAGTTAAAAATCAAAAATCTTATATTGATGAATTCGCAAAAAAATTAAATAAAAATACAAAATATATTAATACATTTGATGCTCTTAAGAAAGTATCTGATAAATATATTTATTATAAAACTGATAAACACTGGACCTCTTTGGGAGCCTATACTACCTTCTTAAAACTTCAAGAAGATATGTTATTAAGTTCTGATACTTATTATGATGTAAAAAAAGTTAGTAATAATTTTACAGGAAATTTATGCTCTCAAAGTGGATTTAGAAGCAATAATTCTGATGATATAAACATTTATCTACCTTCAAATACGAATACAGACTTTATTGTTAATTACTTAGATAATAAATCAAAAAAAACAACCCTTTATAATACTACTAAACTTGATTCTCAAGACAAATATTCAGTATTTTTAAATGGTGACCATCCTATAATTGAAATTAATACAACAACTAATACTCCTAGACAATTACTTTTAATTAAAGATTCTTATGCAAATTCAATGGTTCCTTATCTTCTCGAGTCTTATAGTAAAATTACAATTGTAGATCCAAAATATTATTCTAATAATTTATATGATTTAATTGATGATAATAAATTTACAGATGTACTATTCTTATACAATGCAAATACTTTTTTTAAAGATACACATTTAGTAGATTTACTAAATCTTAAATAAAACAATAAAAATCAAGGATATAATAAATTATTATATCCTTGCCTTTTTACATTTTTAAATATGAATTCAATAATCTACGAACTTATTTAATTCTTTACTTTATTTTTGTCTAAACATTTCTCTGGCTCAATATATATTACTTTCCATACTCCATTTTTATCTTTTTTATAATCAGCAATTTTTAAGTCTACTCCATTTGTTAGTTGATAAAAAAGTACATAATATTCATTATTATTTTTGTCTTTAAAATATGCTTTTTTCTCATATCCATCTTCTTCTATTTTAATATCTGAATCAATTAAAGAACACCATTCACCATATTCTATCTCTAAAAAAGATTTAGCATCATATGACCATCCATGATATGGAGCACATAAATAATTTTCATCATTATAAACCATATCTTTTATTTTATATGTATCTCCTAATTTTTCTAAATGTATATATCCATAGTAATATGCAAATAGTCCCTTATTCTCTTTTGATCCTTCAATCACTTCTATTTCTACAAAATATTTTATATCATTTGGATTATTTTTATCCCCTGGGGCTTTATTTAGCTTCACTAAATTAATATGTAATTTATTCTCAAATGACTTAACATATTTGTTATAGTCCATTTTTTTTCTATATCCATCGGTTAAAAAGTTATATGCGACTGGATAAGGACCTTTAGCATCACCAATAGTACCACATCCTGTGTTAGTATTATATAATGGATTTGCAGCTTCTCTTAAAACACTAAAATAATTTATAATTGTATCTTCTGGAGTTTTTAGCATATTATCATCAATTTTAACTTCATTTGGTTTATTTCCATACATTTCATATAGGGATTTTTCAATTCTATCATTTATTATTTTTGAACTAGATGGTCTAAAAAATCGTTCCAAACTATAATACTCTTCTTGGTTATCTACTTCCTTATCATTTTCTACACAAAACTCTTTTATGTGTTTCCCTCCCATAATTACAATCTCTGTACTTGACTGCTTCTTATCAAAGTACAAGCTTATACATATAACGCCTAATATAGCAGTGCATATTAACCTTTTCTTATTTTTTAGCATAACCTCTCACCCTTCATTATAAAACTTATTCTCTTAATCATTATATTGAACAAGTTATCTTTATATAATAAAAAGTTTTATGATAAATTAATTTAAGAGATTTTTTTATAATAAAAAACTCCAATAAGTCTAATTTAACTTACTAGAGTTTTTATTAATTATTTCTTAGGTTTTTTGTATACACTTCTATCCACGTACTCTTTCTTTATAACCTTTCCGTTAGAATCTTTATATATTCTATATGTATCTGCTGCGTCTCGTCCATTTATTTTAAATGTTTTTACATATATATCTAGGTTAGGTTTATCTCCTGAATTTCCATATATACTAGACGTTACAGTTCCATTTCCAACTGTAGTTTTTACAAATACAGGATGTGAATAAGGATTTTTAAATTTAAAATCTGTTCCCCCATCATTTACCATAGCATCTCTTCCTAGTGGTGCATAACTTGATGCTAATGAATGATTGGTTATTGATACTAGTTCCATTCCTGAACTTAAAACAGCATTATACAGTGTTGTAGATACCTGACAAACTCCTCCGCCTAAAGCATCTTGAAGTCCTCCATTTATTATAACAGGAGCTCCTTTATAACCATTGGATCTGTTTCTATCCCCAGTTAAATTATTATATGAATAAACTTCTCCTGGCATTAATAGTACATTACTACTTTTATATGCTGCCGTTCTTATATTGTGAACCCTACCAGATAATCCAGTCGAAAACTTCGTTGTATATTGACCTAGTAGTGCATTTACACTTTCAGCATCCTTAGTTGTTACTTTAGGTTGTTTTAGGTTAACTTCAAGATTTATGTCTCCATATTTCTTTTCTTTTATACTTTTTATAATATTTTCCTTAGTGGATGCTATATCTAATTCTTTTCCTACTTTAGATGGTGTTACACCTATGCCACCAGACACATATACTGTTGCATTTACCATTTCTACATTTATAGCCTTTGATACCGCTTGTATTTTATCACTAAGTTTTGCTTCATCATATGATGATTTTAACTCTATAATTTTATCATTGCTTTTAAGGCCAAAATATCTTTTTACATTTTCAAAATAGCTATCAGTTTTAGTGTAATTATAAGCTTCCTCTATAGTTTCTTCTACATTGTATTTTAAATTTATATCCTCTGGAGATATTTCATGATTAGTATTTTCATATATCAAATACATACTTTTGGGCTGTTTTTTATTACCTACTACTTCTAGCGCTTCATCTTTTGTCAAGTTTGATACATCTATGTTATCTATAAATATATGCTTTGCAATTTTATCATTATAAAGATGATTTGTATTGAAATGATTAATAATAATTCCTAGAAAAACAACTGCTGATATACAACCTATTACCCTATTTCTTTTTTTATTTTCTTTTAGGCTTTCTAGCCTGCCTTTCTTCTTTTGTGTACTTTTACTCATTACCCCCACCTCATTTTTAAGACTATCTAAATTATATGAGATTAAATTTTTTTAAACAACATTTATGTCAGATATGTAACTATATTGTTACATTTTAGCAAAATACACCTATTACTGGGTAGTGATCAGAATAATATACTTTATCTACCTTATAATTATCTACAATAATGTTGTAATCTAAAAATATATAATCTATTCTGGCGTTTGATTTTACAAATGTACATAAATCATTATTTTTTGTAACTATAGCCGCATCATAGAATGTATTTATATTAATATTTTTTTCATTAAAATCTCCACATATTATATTTTTACCAACTATCGTCTGTTTGTAATCTAATATTTCACTTATTTGTATTTTTCTTTCTTCTTTATCTAATCCAAGATGGGTATTTATGATATTAAACTTTCCTTGTAGCGAAAATACGTTTGTATATAAAAAACCTCTTTGTTCTTTTTTACTAGTTAAAAAAACGTGAGTATGATATTCTATTTCATTCTTTGCAAATGTACATATACCATACATCAAACTTGGTTTATTAACATTCATAGCAAATATACCATCCATCTTTAAATCCAACTTTAATTTTGCAAACTGTGGATACAAAACCTCTTGCAAGCAAATAACATCACAATCTAATTCTTTCAAATATTTACTTATCTTATTTAATGTAATTTTATCATTTCCATCCATACCTTTATGAATATTATAAGTTACCATTTTCATAGTTTTATCTCCTATAAATATACCTTAAATTTATATTATTTAAATTTTAATACTTATTTTAGTTATATAGTATAAAAAACCTAGCTTAGTTATAAATATCCCCTACCAAGCTAGGCTTTTCTAATAGATTTATATATTAACATTTTACTAATGTTTAATTTCTTTTTTTATACGAGTAAGTTTCCCTTGATTTACAACAAATACAAATCCTAATTTCTCATAGATTTCATTTAATTCCATTAAAGTCACTTCTCCATTTTTTAAATTTGCTAAAGTTATTTCTTTTACCTTTCTTGCTGAAATCATCATTAGTTACCACTCCTTTTTGAATTTGTTATACTCTATTATATTTTACCTTTATTTAAAATATGACTATTTTGTATTTATTAATCAT
Above is a genomic segment from Romboutsia lituseburensis containing:
- a CDS encoding DUF3793 family protein; protein product: MKCYACENKLNSSYINWLLELLGPVLMGSKPCEILSIPVFDNDKEYKLSEIKKHFKLCSKIDFIIIDKEKKGLKILFINKTSLSSQLENVKIQNFLKYLDYPSPNDLDSCLNHLIEKLYSDEFPDEIGIFLGYPLKDVVGFMGYGNYEFQSTKYWRVYGDPKPSEDLYSKFLSHRKNIRNLLNSYSAKFILSNF
- a CDS encoding adenosylcobalamin-dependent ribonucleoside-diphosphate reductase produces the protein MKIIKRDGSKENFDKNKIINAIYKSTINSKYGIDEKLAKNIAIKIEDRVLSSNENISVEEIQDNVELLLMESNRKDVAKKYILYREKRSDIRKSKWQMDQLQKSIWNNKYQYNHENFNEWLVRVSGANKKIEKLIRERKFLFAGRILANRGLSKDGIKVTYSNCYVLQPPNDNIESIFDTAKYLARTFSYGGGVGIDISNLRPRGSKVHNSAKTTTGAVSFMDLYSMTTGLIGQRGRRGALMISMDVNHPDIEDFIDIKTDLDKVTKANISVRINDRFMNAVENKETYECKFEIQETKEVITKKVDAYKLFMKLIKNNWDFAEPGILFWDNIEKNHLLSEDKNFKYAGVNPCAEEPLPAGGSCLLGSINLAEFIVEPFTENAIFDIKKFRACVSDCVIGLNEVLEEGLPLHPLGIQKETVSKYRQIGLGVMGIADMLIKLNIRYGSEKSIKLCEKLSKIMLNEAVKQSALLAKDYGVYEMYNEEAIMKSRFFKENIDKDTADLVKTYGIRNSQLLTIPPTGSISTMLGISGGIEPMFNLSYIRKTESLHNEDVYYKVYTPIVKEYMDINSIDNEEDLSDIFVTAMNLKAEDRIKMQKAWQKHIDASISSTINIPYESTVEDVYDIYMDAWKNNLKGITIYRDGCQRGGVLLNEKPKNTKKENMYEEKNIENELAITTEENEVESFVCPECGNESIIPTGGCGICLQCGYSKCN
- the cspD gene encoding cold-shock protein CspD is translated as MKNGIVKWFNSEKGFGFISVEGGDDVFVHFSAIQGDGFKTLEEGQEVSFEIVEGNRGPQAANVNRI
- a CDS encoding sigma-70 family RNA polymerase sigma factor → MEDIVTVKRAINGDRQSFENLIDKYSDRLYREAYIRCKYEEDVKEIIQETIYKAYKNIHTLNDPKYFKRWISKILINECNDFLCKHGMIDLEHSKNSYIKEFIIGDMIDTKINLYNAIDELENKYKDVIILRYIERLKLEEISNILEITINEIKINLKKGILDMKKLLKEVDDIEQEKEQ
- a CDS encoding GDSL-type esterase/lipase family protein, with product MKKGSKNFLITFSMICVIFVPAIATYSFATKSSTKEVKLKETKKINKNVAMINDLNKSDLSEIEKQINKIQISYYGIDKDFHKIDYNNIFKKCVIMGDSQVEGLAVYNFFNYNSIIAKKGSNLVNSKSKCQILKDTKPSKVFMLYGLNDMIIYKDNVDEFIKNYKYLVIEVKKSLPKSEIFINSILPVQEQVKDKNSIYKNINKYNKELKKMCSELNITFIDTSNLFLNNDELYEKDGIHLKPLFYPAWLEQLKKQANL
- a CDS encoding DHHW family protein, with product MNFTNISFIFIFLPITLILYYIFPKRFKNLILLISSLLFYSFGKPIYILLMLFTTVFNYYMGIFIDKNKENKSIRKKIFIFTIIVDISILLLFKCYSFLVHDICSLLLFDITSINTRIPLGISFYTLLSISYIIDIYRGNVKIQKNFISIALYISLLPILIFGPIVKYKDIEYQLFNRNESINKLGKGIELFLMGLAKKVLIADNIGILWKNIIHIDISNLSVVTSWVGIAAVSLHIYFNISAYSDMAIGIGKMFGFEITPNFNYPYMSKSVCEFFRRWFVSLGSWFKDYIYIPLGGNKVSSKKQSLNILLVWLIVGIWAGCSLNYLFFAIYFATIILLEKTVLKNKLKTFPKFICHLYTLIIVSIGWMLFSMNDLSSCFSYIKVMLFMSGNPIFNNSSLYYTYTNFILLIISIILCTPFISKKFYKLKLSGYGFPTFINIVIFLISLSYLVSSIPVDSNFIGKELFIKVKSSIDLIALNKDNNDVFLGKDGYLIENFVPNNNYEINKTSEAINKFSIKNKNLNTYLAIIPNSVSILESKLPKYAPVKNQKSYIDEFAKKLNKNTKYINTFDALKKVSDKYIYYKTDKHWTSLGAYTTFLKLQEDMLLSSDTYYDVKKVSNNFTGNLCSQSGFRSNNSDDINIYLPSNTNTDFIVNYLDNKSKKTTLYNTTKLDSQDKYSVFLNGDHPIIEINTTTNTPRQLLLIKDSYANSMVPYLLESYSKITIVDPKYYSNNLYDLIDDNKFTDVLFLYNANTFFKDTHLVDLLNLK